The Sphingosinicella humi genome has a window encoding:
- a CDS encoding ATP synthase F1 subunit epsilon, translating into MADLHFELVTPERLIRSEDVHMVVVPGSEGEFGVLAGHAPFMSTIRDGEVAIYKTAGSSPERIAIEGGFAEVNDKGLTVLAEKADVPA; encoded by the coding sequence ATGGCCGATCTTCACTTCGAACTCGTCACCCCCGAACGCCTGATCCGCAGCGAGGACGTCCACATGGTCGTCGTCCCCGGCAGCGAGGGCGAGTTCGGCGTGCTCGCCGGCCACGCCCCCTTCATGTCCACGATCCGCGACGGCGAAGTCGCCATCTACAAGACCGCCGGCTCGAGCCCCGAGCGCATCGCGATCGAAGGCGGCTTCGCAGAAGTGAACGACAAGGGCCTCACCGTCCTCGCCGAAAAGGCCGACGTGCCGGCCTGA
- a CDS encoding F0F1 ATP synthase subunit gamma: protein MASLKALKGRIASVKSTQKITKAMKMVAAAKLRRAQQAAEAGRPYASRLEAVMTSLASKVTVGPESPKLLAGTGSDQTHLLVVCTSDRGLAGAFNSNIVRAARKKADELTAQGKTVYFYLVGRKGRAVIARLFPKQIVHQYDTTTFKQVSFEVAQAIAGDIVERFENGRFDVAHLFYARFQSALVQEPIEQQIIPVPMPDKAEAAEGVTAAVEYEPDEEEILAELLPRNVAVQIFRAMLENAASEQGSRMTAMDNATRNAGDMINRLSIEYNRTRQAAITTELVEIISGAEAL, encoded by the coding sequence ATGGCCAGCCTCAAGGCACTCAAAGGGCGGATCGCCTCGGTCAAGTCGACCCAGAAGATCACCAAGGCGATGAAGATGGTCGCCGCGGCCAAGCTGCGCCGGGCGCAGCAGGCGGCGGAGGCGGGGCGCCCCTATGCCTCGCGCCTCGAGGCGGTGATGACCAGCCTCGCCTCCAAGGTGACGGTGGGTCCGGAAAGCCCGAAGCTTCTCGCCGGCACCGGCTCGGACCAGACGCACCTGCTCGTCGTCTGCACATCCGACCGCGGCCTTGCCGGCGCGTTCAACTCGAACATCGTTCGCGCCGCCCGCAAGAAGGCCGACGAGCTCACCGCCCAGGGCAAGACCGTCTATTTCTACCTGGTCGGCCGCAAGGGTCGGGCCGTCATCGCCCGCCTGTTCCCGAAGCAGATCGTCCATCAGTACGACACGACCACCTTCAAGCAGGTGAGCTTCGAGGTTGCCCAGGCGATCGCCGGCGACATCGTCGAGCGTTTCGAGAATGGCCGCTTCGACGTCGCCCACCTCTTCTACGCCCGCTTCCAGTCGGCCCTCGTCCAGGAGCCGATCGAGCAGCAGATCATCCCCGTGCCGATGCCCGACAAGGCCGAGGCGGCCGAGGGTGTCACCGCTGCCGTCGAATATGAGCCGGACGAGGAGGAAATCCTCGCCGAGCTGCTGCCGCGCAACGTCGCCGTCCAGATTTTCCGCGCGATGCTGGAAAATGCTGCGTCCGAGCAGGGCAGCCGCATGACCGCAATGGACAATGCGACCCGCAACGCCGGCGACATGATCAACCGCCTGTCGATCGAATATAACCGCACCCGTCAGGCCGCGATCACCACCGAACTCGTTGAAATCATTTCGGGCGCCGAAGCGCTGTAG
- the atpD gene encoding F0F1 ATP synthase subunit beta — MATAAKSATTNNVGRISQVIGAVVDVTFDSELPEILSALETDNNGSRLVLEVAQHLGENTVRTIAMDSTDGLTRGQTVTDTGSQIRVPVGPKTLGRIMNVVGEPIDERGPIETDMSAPIHAEAPIFTDQSTESAILVTGIKVIDLLAPYAKGGKIGLFGGAGVGKTVLIQELINNIAKGHGGTSVFAGVGERTREGNDLYHEFLDAGVIAKDSDGNAISEGSKVALVYGQMNEPPGARARVALSGLTIAEYFRDQEGQDVLFFVDNIFRFTQAGSEVSALLGRIPSAVGYQPTLSTDMGALQERITSTNKGSITSVQAIYVPADDLTDPAPATSFAHLDATTVLSRAISELGIYPAVDPLDSTSRVLEPRTVGQEHYETARAVQEILQKYKSLQDIIAILGMDELSEEDKLTVARARKIQRFLSQPFHVAEVFTGIPGKFVPVEDTIRSFKAVVDGEYDHLPEAAFYMVGGIEEAVEKAQRLAAEAA, encoded by the coding sequence ATGGCCACCGCCGCAAAATCCGCGACTACCAACAATGTCGGCCGCATCAGCCAAGTCATCGGCGCGGTCGTCGACGTGACCTTCGACAGCGAGCTGCCGGAGATCCTCTCCGCGCTCGAGACCGACAATAACGGCAGCCGCCTCGTCCTCGAGGTCGCCCAACATCTCGGCGAGAACACCGTCCGCACCATCGCGATGGACTCGACCGACGGCCTCACCCGCGGCCAGACCGTGACCGACACCGGCTCGCAGATCCGCGTGCCCGTCGGCCCGAAGACCCTGGGCCGCATCATGAACGTCGTCGGCGAGCCGATCGACGAGCGCGGCCCGATCGAGACCGACATGTCCGCCCCGATCCACGCCGAGGCGCCGATCTTCACCGATCAGTCGACCGAAAGCGCGATCCTCGTCACCGGCATCAAGGTCATCGACCTTCTCGCCCCCTATGCCAAGGGCGGCAAGATCGGCCTGTTCGGCGGCGCCGGCGTCGGCAAGACCGTGCTCATTCAGGAGCTCATCAACAACATCGCCAAGGGCCATGGCGGCACCTCCGTGTTTGCCGGCGTCGGCGAGCGCACCCGCGAGGGGAACGACCTCTATCACGAGTTCCTCGATGCGGGCGTCATCGCCAAGGATTCGGATGGCAACGCCATCTCCGAAGGCTCCAAGGTCGCCCTGGTCTACGGCCAGATGAACGAGCCGCCGGGCGCCCGTGCCCGCGTCGCCCTCTCGGGCCTCACCATCGCCGAGTATTTCCGTGACCAAGAGGGCCAGGACGTGCTCTTCTTCGTCGACAACATCTTCCGCTTCACCCAGGCGGGCTCGGAAGTGTCAGCGCTGCTCGGCCGTATTCCTTCGGCCGTGGGTTACCAGCCGACCCTGTCGACCGACATGGGCGCGCTGCAGGAGCGCATCACCTCGACCAACAAGGGCTCGATTACCTCGGTGCAGGCCATTTACGTCCCCGCGGACGACTTGACCGACCCGGCGCCGGCCACCTCCTTCGCCCACCTCGACGCCACGACCGTGCTGTCGCGCGCCATTTCGGAGCTCGGCATCTACCCGGCGGTCGACCCGCTCGATTCCACCAGCCGCGTGCTGGAGCCGCGCACCGTCGGCCAAGAGCATTACGAGACCGCCCGTGCCGTCCAGGAGATCCTGCAGAAGTACAAGTCGCTGCAGGACATCATCGCCATTCTCGGCATGGACGAGCTGTCGGAAGAGGATAAGCTGACCGTCGCCCGCGCGCGCAAGATCCAGCGCTTCCTCTCCCAGCCCTTTCACGTCGCCGAGGTCTTCACCGGCATCCCGGGCAAGTTCGTGCCTGTCGAAGACACGATCCGCTCCTTCAAGGCGGTCGTCGACGGCGAATACGATCACCTTCCGGAGGCTGCCTTCTACATGGTCGGCGGCATCGAAGAGGCGGTCGAAAAGGCCCAGCGCCTCGCCGCCGAAGCGGCGTAA
- the atpA gene encoding F0F1 ATP synthase subunit alpha translates to MDIRAAEISKVIRDQIASFGTEAQVSEVGTVLSVGDGIARIHGLDNVQAGEMVEFTNGIKGMALNLEADNVGVVIFGSDAEIKEGDTVKRTGTIVDVPVGKGLLGRVVDGLGNPIDGKGPIVAEKRMRVEVKAPGIIPRKSVHEPVQTGLKALDALVPVGRGQRELIIGDRQTGKTAVALDTFINQKQANQGDDESQKLYCIYVAIGQKRSTVAQIVRALEENGAMEYSIVVAATASEPAPLQYLAPYAGVTMGEYFRDNGMHAVIVYDDLSKQAVAYRQMSLLLRRPPGREAYPGDVFYLHSRLLERAAKMNDANGNGSLTALPIIETQAGDVSAYIPTNVISITDGQIFLETELFYQGIRPAINVGLSVSRVGSAAQTKAMKKVAGSIKLELAQYREMAAFAQFGSDLDASTQKLLNRGARLTELLKQGQFSPMPMEEQVVSIFSGVNGFLDSIPVNAVTRFESALLSHVRTDHADVLKTIRDTKALDDATSDKLKSILGDFVKTFA, encoded by the coding sequence TGAAATTTCCAAGGTCATCCGCGACCAGATCGCCAGCTTCGGCACCGAAGCCCAGGTCTCCGAGGTCGGCACCGTGCTGTCGGTCGGCGACGGCATCGCCCGCATCCACGGCCTCGACAACGTCCAGGCCGGCGAGATGGTCGAGTTCACCAACGGCATCAAGGGCATGGCCCTCAACCTCGAAGCCGACAATGTCGGCGTCGTCATCTTCGGCTCGGACGCCGAGATCAAGGAAGGCGACACCGTCAAGCGGACCGGCACCATCGTCGACGTCCCCGTCGGCAAGGGCCTCCTCGGCCGCGTCGTCGACGGCCTCGGCAACCCGATCGACGGCAAGGGCCCGATCGTCGCCGAGAAGCGCATGCGCGTCGAGGTGAAGGCGCCCGGCATCATCCCGCGCAAGTCCGTGCACGAGCCGGTCCAGACCGGCCTTAAGGCGCTCGACGCCCTCGTCCCGGTCGGCCGCGGTCAGCGCGAGCTGATCATCGGCGACCGCCAGACCGGCAAGACCGCCGTCGCGCTCGACACCTTCATCAACCAGAAGCAGGCCAACCAGGGCGACGATGAGAGCCAGAAGCTCTACTGCATCTACGTCGCCATCGGCCAGAAGCGCTCAACCGTTGCGCAGATCGTCCGCGCGCTCGAAGAGAATGGCGCGATGGAATATTCCATCGTCGTCGCCGCGACCGCGTCCGAGCCCGCCCCGCTCCAGTATCTCGCCCCCTATGCGGGCGTGACCATGGGCGAATATTTCCGCGATAACGGCATGCACGCCGTCATCGTCTATGACGACCTCTCGAAGCAGGCCGTCGCCTACCGCCAGATGTCGCTGCTGCTGCGCCGTCCGCCGGGCCGCGAAGCCTATCCGGGCGACGTCTTCTATCTCCACAGCCGCCTGCTCGAGCGCGCCGCGAAGATGAACGACGCCAACGGCAACGGCTCGCTGACGGCGCTCCCGATCATCGAGACGCAGGCGGGCGACGTGTCGGCCTACATCCCGACCAACGTCATCTCGATCACCGACGGCCAGATTTTCCTCGAGACCGAGCTCTTCTACCAGGGCATCCGTCCGGCGATTAACGTCGGCCTCTCGGTCAGCCGCGTCGGTTCCGCCGCGCAGACCAAGGCGATGAAGAAGGTCGCCGGCTCGATCAAGCTCGAGCTCGCCCAGTATCGCGAGATGGCGGCCTTCGCCCAGTTCGGCTCGGACCTCGACGCCTCGACGCAGAAGCTGCTGAACCGCGGCGCCCGCCTCACGGAGCTCCTGAAGCAGGGCCAGTTCAGCCCGATGCCGATGGAAGAGCAGGTCGTCTCGATCTTCTCGGGCGTGAACGGCTTCCTCGACAGCATTCCGGTGAACGCCGTCACCCGCTTCGAGAGCGCGCTTCTGAGCCACGTCCGCACCGATCATGCGGACGTGCTGAAGACGATCCGCGACACCAAGGCGCTCGACGATGCCACCAGCGACAAGCTGAAGAGCATCCTCGGCGATTTCGTGAAGACGTTCGCGTAA
- a CDS encoding DUF6265 family protein encodes MRMAAMALAALLSLAAAPAVEVGDLQWLSGSWVSRDGDRWTEEWWTPPRGGIMIGAGFSGRGAKATSFEHMRIMAGEDGAIAFYGMPGGAATVRFPLVNGGEGEAVFENPAHDYPQRIRYRLEGETLVATTSLMDGSREQRWIYRRME; translated from the coding sequence ATGCGGATGGCGGCGATGGCCCTGGCGGCGCTGCTCAGCCTAGCGGCTGCTCCGGCGGTCGAGGTAGGCGACCTCCAGTGGCTGAGCGGCTCATGGGTGAGCCGCGACGGCGACAGATGGACGGAGGAATGGTGGACGCCGCCGAGGGGCGGGATCATGATCGGCGCCGGCTTTTCCGGGCGCGGGGCGAAAGCGACGAGCTTCGAGCATATGCGGATCATGGCCGGGGAGGATGGCGCCATCGCCTTCTACGGCATGCCCGGCGGCGCGGCGACGGTGCGATTCCCGCTGGTGAACGGCGGGGAGGGGGAAGCGGTGTTCGAGAACCCCGCCCACGATTATCCGCAGCGGATCCGATACCGGCTGGAAGGGGAGACGCTGGTCGCGACGACGTCGCTGATGGACGGCAGCCGAGAGCAGAGGTGGATCTATCGGCGGATGGAGTAG